The Rubrobacter tropicus nucleotide sequence GTGTTTCGATCCGTACATCGGGAGGGTTCATGAACATCACTTCCGAGACGCTTCTGGAAGACCTCCTGGAACGCTACCCGGCGGCGAGGGTGGTGCTCTCCCGCTAGGGTCTCGACGCCTACGAGGAGGCCGATCCCCCGCGCAAATCGGTCGCGCGGTTCGCTGCGGGCAGGAGCATACCGGTCGAGCGGCTCCTCGAGGAGCTGAACCGTGTCGTGGACATCTCTCGGCAGGAGCCTCCCCCCTCGAGCTTCCTCTCTCTGCTGGAGACGCACGAGTGGCTGGACGAGCACTTTCTCCTGCACCAGGAGGCACTCCTCGCGCAGGATCTGCTCCTCGCGCTCCAGATCCTGGAGAAGGTCGAAGAGGGACAGAGGGAGCACATAAGGGTGGAAGAAGAGATATTACTGCCCGTCTACGCCCGGGCAGGGCAAATCCCGGGCGGAAACCCCGAGTTCTACATAAACGAGCACCGGAAGATGCTCACGATCCTCGACGGCTTCAAGGAGACCCTGCCTCGCCTCATCGAGAAGAGCCCGGGCGAGCGGCGGCGAGAGATCATCGAGCTGTTCGACCAGGGCTATTGGTTCAAGCGACTCCTCGAGCACCACGACAACAGGGAGGAGAACATCCTCTACCCGGTGCTCGATGGGGTGACGAGCGAGGAGGAGCGCGAGGAGCTCCTGGAGAAGTGCTTCCCCGAGTAAGAGCGCCGACCGAGCTCCAGATAAGAACCCGGGAGGATGCAGGACCTCGGGTCTCCCCACCGCGCCTTGGGGACAGCGTCCGTCGCTCTGCTCCGTGCGAATCAGGACCGAACCAGACCGGCCATCCCTCGAGCTCGTTGGCCATCTTCCAGAACAGGCACTCCATCCGGCAGCTTGTAATGAAGTTCTCTTCCATCCTTGCCCGCTCGCTCGGCCAAGCCGTCGGGGCACCTCGCGAACTCGCGGCAGATGTCCCCGACCACCGGGTCGGCGTGGAATTCGATCCACTCTTTGAACGGATGAGACTCCTCGGGCTTGACGTCGTCTTTCAACCTGAGCCCGATCTCCCGGTACGTCAGCGGGCAGGGGTATAGGGCGCAGAGCAGCTCGCCCAGGGTGCCGCTGTGGGCCGAGTAGAGCGTGTGCCGGGTATAGTTGCGGGCGGTGGGAGCAAGCTCGTCGGCACGCTCCAACTCCTCCATCGGGTATAAGGTGCCCGAGTGATTCATCGTGGGGCACCGCAAGACGCCGACGGGCAGGCCGAAGGGCGCGAGTCCTTCGCGCCCCCGTAAGCCTTACAAGAGAAAGAACCTACCTGCGGGTACCTAGAGGGCGTTATAAACTTGGGCCAAAACCCCATAGGAATGCGGGTTTCAGGGTCGGGCTATGGTCCTTGCGATCCACGTTTTCCGCATTCCTAAGCTGTTCTTGATTGGGTTCATGACACCCTCTAGATACCCGAATGCGGCCCGATCATTGTCATGGTCACAATCGCGTGCTCAGTACCCGCGGCGCCTGAGTAGCACCCCGCCAGCCACGAGCAGGGCGCCGGCGAGAAGCCCCAAAAGCGCCGGGACGCCGGTGTCCGGCAAAATCAGTCGCTTGATGTAGTCTATGACTTCCTGCATGACTTCCCGCAGCTCGGGGTAGTCGCGGGTTGCCGGGTAGATTACCAATTGGGTCCACAGCATCGCGATGCTGAGCGTCAGCCCGAACAGCACGGCAGAGACAATGAGTCCGGCAACGGCGAGTCCGGGCCTGCGGTCCTTCCGGCTAAGACCGATGCAGGCGAGCAGGCCACCTCCCGCTGCCAGGACGGTCGGGACGACGCCCACGACCGGGAGCAAGAGCAGGAACGGGGCGGTCACGAACGCTCCGGTCGCGAGGCCGAGGGAGGCGATGCCGTAGCCGTTCCAAGACCGGTCCGTAGGCCGAGGTATCGGTCCCGGGTCGGCGTCAGGCACCGGCGAGGGTGAGGTCGTTGGCGTGCCCTCAGGCTGAGATACGTTGGACATGGTTGCTCCTTCCGATGATCGGATCGTCGACGCGCTGAGCGCGGGTTGCTGCGGCGATCGCTGGTCACACACGGGTGTTCACGCGCGGATGTCGAGGCGGTTCAGGATCGCTGATGTGCCAGCCACAATCGCGACCGTCAGCGCCGCGGACACGAGCACGAAGAACAGCACGCTGTCGGGTGTGATCGCGTATACGTCGAAGCTCGTCCCCTCGCCTGATACGAGGATAGTGCCGAGCTGCGTGGCCTGGGTAAGGACGGCGTAGGGCAGCACGGACGACACGGCCTTGATGCCGACCAGGAGCGCCATCGTCGAGACGCCAGTGACGACGAGTGCGATCGCGACGGGTGCGGCGAAGGAACGGAAGAAGGTGGAGAGGGCCGATTGCAGTGCAGCGACGGGTATGCACGCCACAATGACGACGGCGCTGCTGAGCCAGTACTGCGCGGGCAGCATCCCGGGCAGCCCGAAGGCGAGCTTGCCGAGGGCGATCACGACCGTGACGAATACGAGCTGCATCGCCGCGGCGAGCAGGGAGATGGCCGCGACCTTGCCGATGACGACCTGTACGGTGGAGACCGGACGGCTCATGAGGGCGTTCCAGTTGCCGTTCTTGTGCTCGACGCGCCAGACGAGGGAGGCGAGGATGGCGATGCCGACGGGCAAGATCGCCATGCCGTAGAACCCGATCGATCTGGGCCAGAGGGTGTGCCAGCCGTCGGCGAACTCGCCTTCTCCGGCGAAAGTGCTCATCGCACCGGCGAACACCATGATGACGGGCAGGAGCACGACGACGGCCCAGCTCATGGAACGCTTGAGCTTGAGGAACTCGGAGTAGATGGAACCCATGGGTCAGGCCTCCTGACGGTCGAATCGGCTGGTGACGAACAGGAACAGGACACTGCCGACGACGGCGAGAGCCAGGACGCTCGGATATGGCAGATCAAGGTAGACCAACTCCATCCCCACGTAATCCGCCGGCATGGCAAGCGCGT carries:
- a CDS encoding hemerythrin domain-containing protein, which translates into the protein MDISRQEPPPSSFLSLLETHEWLDEHFLLHQEALLAQDLLLALQILEKVEEGQREHIRVEEEILLPVYARAGQIPGGNPEFYINEHRKMLTILDGFKETLPRLIEKSPGERRREIIELFDQGYWFKRLLEHHDNREENILYPVLDGVTSEEEREELLEKCFPE
- a CDS encoding thiaminase II/PqqC family protein, encoding MEELERADELAPTARNYTRHTLYSAHSGTLGELLCALYPCPLTYREIGLRLKDDVKPEESHPFKEWIEFHADPVVGDICREFARCPDGLAERAGKDGRELHYKLPDGVPVLEDGQRARGMAGLVRS
- a CDS encoding LPXTG cell wall anchor domain-containing protein, yielding MSNVSQPEGTPTTSPSPVPDADPGPIPRPTDRSWNGYGIASLGLATGAFVTAPFLLLLPVVGVVPTVLAAGGGLLACIGLSRKDRRPGLAVAGLIVSAVLFGLTLSIAMLWTQLVIYPATRDYPELREVMQEVIDYIKRLILPDTGVPALLGLLAGALLVAGGVLLRRRGY
- a CDS encoding ABC transporter permease translates to MGSIYSEFLKLKRSMSWAVVVLLPVIMVFAGAMSTFAGEGEFADGWHTLWPRSIGFYGMAILPVGIAILASLVWRVEHKNGNWNALMSRPVSTVQVVIGKVAAISLLAAAMQLVFVTVVIALGKLAFGLPGMLPAQYWLSSAVVIVACIPVAALQSALSTFFRSFAAPVAIALVVTGVSTMALLVGIKAVSSVLPYAVLTQATQLGTILVSGEGTSFDVYAITPDSVLFFVLVSAALTVAIVAGTSAILNRLDIRA